Proteins from a genomic interval of Cottoperca gobio unplaced genomic scaffold, fCotGob3.1 fCotGob3_417arrow_ctg1, whole genome shotgun sequence:
- the pltp gene encoding phospholipid transfer protein isoform X1 has product MFWLVTSCLLSLLFPLVSSIMAAAQPAGCKIRITDKGLEMLKSETEKFVEEEISNISMPEMKGKEGRFQYTITDVKINNLNLTHADLQFIPEVGLLFDVQNSSISLSFHRRILYWFFYDTGNINASAEGVNINTVLNLIRDNEGRLKINNITCEAKISKMRAKFSGTLGKVYDFMSSFLTSGMRFLLNQQICPALNHAALVHVNSLLETIPVRTEVDDFIGIDYSLIDDPVVTSRSLDMHFRGMFFDRSDPNNTLVNYAVDPVIREYDRMVYLALSEFFFDSGMFSYYKAGIFQMHINEKMSKDMEMLLRTTYFGAIMMLNPALVDAPLSLQFAVNSPPKTTIKTTGATVFMTAIVKVMLLPPGQPPVQLSSMTMETKFNAKVSMKGKRLAIHADLRRFKIFSNLSALESLALIPLQAPLKTMLQMSVVPLINNWTKRGVRIPLADGIDFIEEVVEYHNGFIVIGANLHFSKGLREMIAGSNQKDQDIV; this is encoded by the exons ATGTTCTGGCttgtgacttcctgtctgttgtccctcctcttccctttgGTGTCCTCCATCATGGCTGCCGCCCAACCCGCCGGCTGCAAAATACGCATAACTGACAAAGGACTGGAGATGT tgAAGTCTGAGACTGAGAAGTTTGTTGAAGAGGAGATCAGTAACATCAGTATGCCAGAGATGAAGGGCAAAGAAGGACGCTTCCAATACACCATCACTGA TGTGAAGATAAACAACTTAAATCTGACTCATGCTGACCTGCAGTTCATTCCTGAAGTTGGTTTGTTGTTTGACGTGCAAAACTCATCAATCTCTCTGAGTTTCCACCGAAGGATCCTCTACTGGTTCTT TTATGACACAGGAAATATCAACGCATCGGCTGAAGGCGTGAACATCAACACGGTACTAAATCTGATCAGAGACAATGAAGGACGACTGAAGATCAATAACATCACATGTGAAGCCAAAATCTCCAAAATGAGGGCAAAGTTCAGCGGAACGCTAGG GAAAGTATACGACTTCATGTCAAGCTTTCTGACATCAGGCATGAGATTTCTCCTCAACCAACAG atCTGTCCCGCCCTGAATCATGCTGCTCTGGTTCATGTGAACTCGCTGCTGGAGACGATCCCTGTGAGGACGGAGGTGGATGATTTTATTGGGATCGATTATTCTCTGATCGATGATCCGGTGGTGACATCCCGGAGCCTCGACATGCACTTCAGG gGGATGTTCTTCGACCGGTCTGATCCAAACAACACATTGGTGAACTACGCCGTCGACCCAGTCATCAGAGAGTATGACAGGATGGTTTATCTCGCTCTGTCAGAGTTCTTCTTCGACAGCGGGATGTTTTCGTACTACAAAGCAGGAATCTTCCAAATGCACATCAACGAGAAG ATGTCCAAAGACATGGAAATGTTGTTGAGAACCACCTACTTTGGAGCCATCATGATGCTG AACCCGGCTCTGGTGGACGCTCCGCTCTCTCTGCAGTTTGCCGTAAATTCACCTCCAAAAACGACCATAAAGACAACCGGGGCGACGGTTTTCATGACAGCCATCGTCAAGGTGATGTTGCTGCCTCCAGGGCAGCCTCCAGTCCAGCTCAGCAGCATGAccatg GAAACAAAGTTTAACGCTAAAGTTTCTATGAAGGGAAAACGTCTGGCTATCCATGCTGACCTccgcag gTTTAAAATCTTCTCCAATTTATCAGCATTGGAATCTCTGGCA ttgaTTCCTCTGCAGGCTCCTTTAAAGACGATGTTGCAGATGTCTGTGGTTCCTTTAATCAACA actGGACAAAGAGAGGAGTTCGGATCCCTCTGGCTGATGGGATTGATTTCATTGAAGAGGTAGTTGAATATCACAAC GGTTTCATTGTGATCGGAGCAAATCTTCACTTCAGCAAAGGACTGAGAGAAATGATCGCAGGGAGCAATCAGAAAGACCAAGacattgtttaa
- the pltp gene encoding phospholipid transfer protein isoform X2 produces the protein MPEMKGKEGRFQYTITDVKINNLNLTHADLQFIPEVGLLFDVQNSSISLSFHRRILYWFFYDTGNINASAEGVNINTVLNLIRDNEGRLKINNITCEAKISKMRAKFSGTLGKVYDFMSSFLTSGMRFLLNQQICPALNHAALVHVNSLLETIPVRTEVDDFIGIDYSLIDDPVVTSRSLDMHFRGMFFDRSDPNNTLVNYAVDPVIREYDRMVYLALSEFFFDSGMFSYYKAGIFQMHINEKMSKDMEMLLRTTYFGAIMMLNPALVDAPLSLQFAVNSPPKTTIKTTGATVFMTAIVKVMLLPPGQPPVQLSSMTMETKFNAKVSMKGKRLAIHADLRRFKIFSNLSALESLALIPLQAPLKTMLQMSVVPLINNWTKRGVRIPLADGIDFIEEVVEYHNGFIVIGANLHFSKGLREMIAGSNQKDQDIV, from the exons ATGCCAGAGATGAAGGGCAAAGAAGGACGCTTCCAATACACCATCACTGA TGTGAAGATAAACAACTTAAATCTGACTCATGCTGACCTGCAGTTCATTCCTGAAGTTGGTTTGTTGTTTGACGTGCAAAACTCATCAATCTCTCTGAGTTTCCACCGAAGGATCCTCTACTGGTTCTT TTATGACACAGGAAATATCAACGCATCGGCTGAAGGCGTGAACATCAACACGGTACTAAATCTGATCAGAGACAATGAAGGACGACTGAAGATCAATAACATCACATGTGAAGCCAAAATCTCCAAAATGAGGGCAAAGTTCAGCGGAACGCTAGG GAAAGTATACGACTTCATGTCAAGCTTTCTGACATCAGGCATGAGATTTCTCCTCAACCAACAG atCTGTCCCGCCCTGAATCATGCTGCTCTGGTTCATGTGAACTCGCTGCTGGAGACGATCCCTGTGAGGACGGAGGTGGATGATTTTATTGGGATCGATTATTCTCTGATCGATGATCCGGTGGTGACATCCCGGAGCCTCGACATGCACTTCAGG gGGATGTTCTTCGACCGGTCTGATCCAAACAACACATTGGTGAACTACGCCGTCGACCCAGTCATCAGAGAGTATGACAGGATGGTTTATCTCGCTCTGTCAGAGTTCTTCTTCGACAGCGGGATGTTTTCGTACTACAAAGCAGGAATCTTCCAAATGCACATCAACGAGAAG ATGTCCAAAGACATGGAAATGTTGTTGAGAACCACCTACTTTGGAGCCATCATGATGCTG AACCCGGCTCTGGTGGACGCTCCGCTCTCTCTGCAGTTTGCCGTAAATTCACCTCCAAAAACGACCATAAAGACAACCGGGGCGACGGTTTTCATGACAGCCATCGTCAAGGTGATGTTGCTGCCTCCAGGGCAGCCTCCAGTCCAGCTCAGCAGCATGAccatg GAAACAAAGTTTAACGCTAAAGTTTCTATGAAGGGAAAACGTCTGGCTATCCATGCTGACCTccgcag gTTTAAAATCTTCTCCAATTTATCAGCATTGGAATCTCTGGCA ttgaTTCCTCTGCAGGCTCCTTTAAAGACGATGTTGCAGATGTCTGTGGTTCCTTTAATCAACA actGGACAAAGAGAGGAGTTCGGATCCCTCTGGCTGATGGGATTGATTTCATTGAAGAGGTAGTTGAATATCACAAC GGTTTCATTGTGATCGGAGCAAATCTTCACTTCAGCAAAGGACTGAGAGAAATGATCGCAGGGAGCAATCAGAAAGACCAAGacattgtttaa